In one Oncorhynchus keta strain PuntledgeMale-10-30-2019 unplaced genomic scaffold, Oket_V2 Un_contig_6399_pilon_pilon, whole genome shotgun sequence genomic region, the following are encoded:
- the LOC118372371 gene encoding zinc finger protein 436-like — protein sequence MSEPKSTESPGSGCGVPAQRSSQLGPEVVSVKLEDCSQTLELNVIVKEEPEVLEEEMAVKEEAAEEERAVGEEERAVGEEERAVGEEERAVGEEEEERAVKEEEEERAVGEEERAVGEEEEERAIKEEEEERAVKEEEGERAVKEEEEAEERAVKEEEEERTVEEVRAVKEEVEKRAVKEEVEERAEEEERAEEEEEEEERAVKEEEEEDSREVSDPDLEEEVDSITDPGEISNPGSDSEPSSTASGNHKQHRRRNSRQKHHHCMDRPCSDCRGSFVCPNHLLPRKKTLKRKKMYPCGQCGKRFQTPSSLKTHQLTHTGKKLYHCSQCRKTFSCSFNLKRHQRIHTGEKPFHCFQCGKSFRMEGQLNEHKRIHTGEKPYHCFQCGKSFGRAGALKAHQLIHTGQKPYHCSQCGKSFSQAGHLKTHHRIHSGEKPYHCSVCEMSFPLLQTLNRHQLTHTRKMPYHCSQCGKSFSQTGSLRAHQLTHTVEKPYHCLQCGKSFSHSSNVTAHQLTHTREKNYHCTQCGKSFSLARYLKKHCQTHTGEKPYHCPQCGKSFRQSSHLRAHKLTHTGEKPCTASLSVGRSSGRQQT from the exons ATGTCTGAACCAAAGTCCACAGAGTCCCCGGGTTCTGGCTGTGGTGTTCCAGCCCAGAGAAGCTCACAGCTGGGTCCAGAAGTGGTGTCAGTGAAGCTGGAggactgcagtcaaacactggaaCTCAATGTGATTGTCAAAGAAGAGCCAGAAGTCCTAGAGGAAGAGATGGCTGTCAAAGAGGAGGCggcggaggaggagagagcagtcggagaggaggagagagcagtcggagaggaggagagagcagtcggagaggaggagagagcagtcggagaggaagaggaggagagagcagtcaaagaggaagaggaggagagagcagtcggagaggaggagagagcagtcggagaggaagaggaggagagagcaatcaaagaggaagaggaggagagagcagtcaaagaggaagagggggagagagcagtcaaagaggaggaggaggcagaggagagagctgtcaaagaggaggaggaggagaggacagtcgaAGAGGTGAGAGctgtgaaggaggaggtggagaagagagctgtgaaggaggaggtggaggagagagctgaggaggaggagagagctgaggaggaggaggaggaggaggagagagctgtgaaggaggaggaggaggaggatagcaGAGAAGTGTCTGATCCAGATCTGGAGGAAGAAGTAGATAGTATCACTGACCCAG GAGAGATCTCCAACCCAGGTTCAGACAGTGAGCCCAGTTCCACAGCATCAGGAAACCATAAACAACACAGACGGAGGAACTCAAGACAGAAACATCACCACTGCATGGACCGACCCTGCTCAGATTGTAGAGGCAGTTTTGTGTGTCCAAATCACCTCCTACCACGCAAAAAGACCCTCAAAAGAAAGAAGATGTACCCgtgtggtcaatgtgggaagagatttCAGACACCAAGCAGCTTGAAGACGCACCAGCTTACTCACACAGGAAAGAAGTtgtaccactgctcccagtgtagGAAGACTTTCAGTTGTTCGTTCAATTTGAAGAGGcatcagagaatacacacaggagagaaacctttccACTGCTTCCAATGTGGGAAGAGCTTCCGTATGGAAGGACAGCTAAACGAACacaagagaatacacacaggagagaagccgtaCCACTGCTttcagtgtgggaagagctttGGTCGGGCAGGAGCTCTAAAGGCACACCAGCTAATTCACACAGGACAGAAGCCGTaccactgctctcagtgtgggaagagcttcagCCAGGCAGGACACCTGAAGACACACCATCGAATTCATTCGGGAGAGAAGCCATACCACTGCTCTGTTTGTGAGATGAGTTTTCCTCTTTTACAGACCTTAAATAGACACCAGCTTACTCACACAAGAAAGATGCCTtatcactgctcccagtgtgggaagagcttcagTCAAACAGGAAGCCTGAGGGCACACCAGTTAACTCACACAgtagagaagccttaccactgcctTCAATGTGGAAAGAGTTTCAGTCATTCATCAAATGTGACGGCCCACCAGTTAACTCACACAAGAGAGAAGAATTACCACTGCActcagtgtgggaagagcttcagTCTGGCAAGATACCTGAAGAAACATTGTCAAACGCACacgggagagaagccttaccactgcccTCAGTGCGGGAAGAGTTTCCGTCAGTCATCACATCTGAGGGCACACAAGTtaactcacacaggagagaagccctgTACCGCTTCTCTCAGTGTGGGAAGATCTTCAGGCAGACAGCAGACTTAA
- the LOC127925882 gene encoding caldesmon-like, protein MRSKELSVELRDRIVSRHRSGEGYQRIAAALKVPKNTVASIILKWKKFGTTKTLPRAGRPAKQAVNEPSMSEPKSMESPGSGCGVPDQRTSQQGPEMVSVKLEDCSQTLELNVIVKEEPEVLEEEMAVKEEEAEEERAVGEEAERAITEATEERPLKEEVEESGVNDEESPVKEENRDGSSPDLEEEEVDSITDPGKQEIPQLLLTAHFPQLLLLK, encoded by the exons atgaggtcgaaggaattatctgtggagctccgagacaggattgtgtcgaggcacagatctggggaagggtaccaaagaattgctgcagcactgaaggtccccaagaacacagtggcctccattattctaaaatggaagaagtttggaaccacaaagactcttcctagagctggccgcccggccaaacaggCAGTGAACGAG CCTTCCATGTCTGAACCCAAGTCTATGGAGTCCCCAGGTTCTGGCTGTGGTGTTCCAGACCAGAGAACCTCACAGCAGGGTCCAGAGATGGTCTCAGTGAAGCTGGAggactgcagtcaaacactggaaCTCAATGTGATTGTCAAAGAGGAGCCAGAAGTCCTAGAGGAAGAGATGGCTGTCAaagaggaggaggcggaggaggagagagcagtcgGAGAGGAGGCGGAGAGAGCAATCACAGAGGCGACGGAGGAAAGACCACtcaaagaggag gtggaggagagcgGAGTCAACGACGAGGAGAGTCCAGTCAAAGAAGAGAACAGGGATGGGTCTTCGCCAGATCTAGAGGAAGAGGAAGTAGATAGTATCACTGATCCAGGTAAGCAGGAGATTCCACAACTGTTATTGACAGCTCACTTCCCACAACTATTATTGTTAAAGTGA